From Alphaproteobacteria bacterium, the proteins below share one genomic window:
- a CDS encoding TIGR03862 family flavoprotein, with translation MKPTVTVVGGGPAGLMAAEVLAGGGCAVTVYERMPTVGRKLLMAGRGGLNLTHSEPREAFLSRYGEARDWLTPMLGAFPPSALRAWCASLGEETFVGSSGRVFPKSFKASPLLRAWQRRLDSLGVRIETQHRWLGWADIRADASVLALGGASWPRLGSDASWVGILRQRGVVVSPLRPANCGFEVDWSDHLRERFAGQPLKRIALSFGEQRVRGEAMITAHGLEGGAVYALAATLREAILRDGRAVVNVDLLPDLDESDIGRRLSEPRGARSLSTILRRIGLSAAAVALLHENRFGATPAEIAARIKRAPVIVVAARPIERAISTAGGIARDEVDDALMLKRIPGVFVAGEMLDWEAPTGGYLLQATFATAVTAAHGALGYLGRPVPLPMGPW, from the coding sequence ATGAAGCCCACGGTGACTGTGGTCGGCGGCGGCCCCGCCGGCCTGATGGCGGCCGAGGTGCTGGCCGGCGGCGGCTGCGCGGTGACGGTCTACGAACGCATGCCAACGGTCGGCCGCAAGCTGCTGATGGCCGGCCGCGGCGGGCTGAACCTCACGCACAGCGAGCCGCGCGAGGCATTCCTGTCGCGCTACGGCGAGGCGCGCGACTGGCTGACGCCGATGCTCGGTGCGTTTCCGCCGTCGGCGCTGCGGGCCTGGTGCGCATCGCTGGGCGAGGAGACCTTCGTCGGCTCCAGCGGCCGCGTGTTTCCGAAGAGCTTCAAGGCCTCGCCGCTCCTGCGCGCGTGGCAGCGTCGGCTCGATTCGTTGGGCGTGCGCATCGAGACGCAGCACCGCTGGCTGGGTTGGGCCGACATCCGTGCCGATGCGAGCGTGCTGGCCCTCGGCGGCGCATCCTGGCCGCGGCTGGGCTCAGACGCATCGTGGGTCGGCATTCTGCGCCAGCGCGGTGTCGTCGTCAGTCCGCTGCGTCCGGCGAACTGCGGCTTCGAGGTCGATTGGAGCGATCACCTGCGCGAGCGCTTCGCCGGCCAGCCGCTCAAGCGCATCGCGCTGTCGTTCGGCGAGCAGCGGGTGCGCGGCGAGGCGATGATCACCGCGCACGGCCTGGAGGGCGGCGCCGTCTATGCGCTCGCGGCGACCCTGCGCGAGGCGATCCTGCGCGATGGTCGCGCGGTCGTGAATGTCGACCTGCTGCCCGATCTCGACGAGTCCGATATAGGCCGGCGGCTGTCCGAGCCGCGCGGCGCGCGCTCCCTGTCTACCATCCTGCGCCGCATTGGCCTGTCGGCCGCCGCCGTGGCGCTGCTGCACGAGAACCGGTTCGGCGCGACGCCGGCCGAGATCGCGGCGCGGATCAAGCGCGCGCCCGTGATCGTCGTCGCCGCCCGCCCAATCGAGCGCGCGATCTCGACCGCCGGCGGCATCGCGCGCGACGAGGTCGACGATGCGCTGATGCTCAAGCGCATCCCCGGCGTGTTTGTCGCCGGCGAGATGCTCGACTGGGAGGCACCGACCGGCGGCTACCTGCTGCAGGCGACCTTCGCGACAGCGGTTACCGCCGCGCATGGCGCGCTGGGCTATCTCGGTCGCCCGGTCCCGCTACCGATGGGGCCGTGGTAG
- a CDS encoding nuclear transport factor 2 family protein → MSEIIDAYMAAWNEPNEARRDALLRQCWAEDGVYTDPGVYLVGATALSARIEQKQRERPGARLVLMSAVDAHHGRFRFHWRLINANGGPGPKSVDFGQFGADGRIALMVGFFGPPPEDRD, encoded by the coding sequence ATGTCCGAGATCATCGACGCCTACATGGCTGCCTGGAACGAGCCCAACGAGGCTCGGCGCGACGCACTCCTGCGCCAATGCTGGGCCGAGGACGGCGTCTACACCGATCCGGGCGTGTACCTCGTCGGCGCGACCGCCCTGTCGGCGCGCATCGAGCAGAAGCAGCGCGAACGTCCGGGCGCGCGGCTCGTCCTCATGAGCGCCGTCGATGCGCATCACGGCCGCTTCCGCTTCCATTGGCGGCTGATCAACGCCAACGGTGGTCCCGGGCCGAAATCCGTCGACTTCGGCCAGTTCGGCGCCGACGGTCGCATCGCGCTGATGGTGGGCTTCTTCGGCCCACCGCCCGAGGATCGCGACTAG
- a CDS encoding SDR family oxidoreductase, translating to MDARLLLRQPRTRERDVKKDPFDFTGKVALITGGSRGMGRQMALAFAERGADVVITSRKIDSCEKVATEVRAMGRRALPYDCNVARWEELDGLVDAAYAAFGKVDILVCNAGSSPIAPSSVETSEQLFDRVISLNFKGPFRLNALIGSRMMQGDGGCIINVSSVGALRPRPQIIPYAGAKAGLNAMTVGFAFEFGPKVRVNTISPGRFLTDISDAWPEEHKKNSSAALKRSGQPEEIVTAALYLASDASSFTTGSNIQVDGGIA from the coding sequence ATGGATGCTAGGCTACTCCTCCGGCAGCCGCGCACAAGGGAGCGAGACGTGAAGAAGGACCCGTTCGATTTCACCGGCAAGGTGGCGCTCATCACCGGCGGCAGCCGCGGCATGGGCCGCCAGATGGCGCTGGCCTTCGCCGAGCGCGGCGCCGACGTAGTGATCACCAGCCGCAAGATCGACTCGTGCGAGAAGGTCGCCACCGAGGTGCGCGCGATGGGCCGCCGCGCGCTGCCCTATGACTGCAACGTGGCGCGCTGGGAGGAACTCGACGGGCTGGTCGACGCCGCCTATGCCGCCTTCGGCAAGGTCGACATCCTGGTGTGCAACGCTGGCAGCTCGCCGATCGCGCCGTCCTCCGTGGAAACCAGCGAGCAGCTGTTCGACCGGGTGATCTCGCTGAACTTCAAGGGCCCGTTCCGTCTCAACGCGCTGATCGGCAGCCGCATGATGCAGGGCGACGGCGGCTGCATCATCAACGTCAGCAGCGTCGGCGCACTCAGGCCGCGGCCGCAGATCATCCCCTATGCCGGCGCCAAGGCGGGGCTGAACGCGATGACGGTCGGCTTCGCCTTCGAGTTCGGCCCCAAGGTGCGGGTCAACACCATCTCGCCCGGCCGCTTCCTCACCGACATCTCGGATGCCTGGCCGGAGGAGCACAAGAAGAACAGTAGCGCCGCGCTCAAGCGCAGCGGCCAGCCCGAGGAGATCGTCACCGCCGCGCTCTACCTGGCGAGCGATGCGTCGTCCTTCACCACGGGCTCCAACATCCAGGTCGATGGCGGGATTGCCTGA
- a CDS encoding sulfite exporter TauE/SafE family protein, which yields MIAAFAPAALALGSGAAIGVVLALIGGGGSILAVPLLVYLVGMPSTHAAVGTAALAVAANASFSLGLHARRTRIHWPCAAVFSIAGVGGALLGAALGKATEGQRLLALFGLVMIVVGALMLRSRPAGGDDVWLTRGSASRLVPRLVGLGAGVGVLSGFFGIGGGFLIVPGLMMATGMSLAAATSASLVAVTAFGLASASSYAWSGLIDWRIAGLLIAGGVAGAMLGARANAALARHKTVLTRLFAGFVITAGLYVSLRGILALYG from the coding sequence ATGATCGCGGCCTTCGCTCCGGCCGCGCTGGCGCTCGGCTCCGGCGCCGCGATCGGCGTCGTGCTCGCGCTGATCGGCGGCGGCGGATCGATCCTCGCCGTTCCCCTGCTCGTCTATCTCGTCGGCATGCCCTCGACCCACGCCGCGGTCGGCACCGCCGCGCTGGCGGTCGCGGCAAACGCCAGCTTCAGCCTGGGACTGCATGCGCGGCGCACGCGTATCCACTGGCCCTGCGCGGCGGTGTTCAGCATTGCCGGGGTCGGCGGCGCACTGCTGGGCGCCGCCCTCGGCAAGGCGACGGAGGGACAGAGGCTGCTGGCGCTCTTCGGGCTGGTCATGATCGTGGTCGGTGCGCTGATGTTGCGCTCGCGACCCGCCGGCGGCGACGATGTCTGGCTGACGCGCGGCAGCGCCTCGCGCCTGGTGCCACGCCTCGTCGGTCTGGGCGCCGGAGTCGGCGTGCTGTCCGGCTTCTTCGGCATCGGCGGTGGCTTCCTGATCGTGCCGGGACTGATGATGGCGACAGGCATGAGCCTGGCGGCCGCCACAAGCGCCTCGCTCGTGGCTGTCACCGCGTTCGGCCTGGCGTCGGCGTCGAGTTATGCCTGGTCGGGTCTGATCGACTGGCGCATCGCCGGACTGCTGATCGCCGGAGGCGTGGCCGGTGCGATGCTGGGTGCCCGCGCCAACGCCGCGCTGGCCCGACACAAGACGGTCCTGACCCGGCTGTTCGCCGGTTTCGTGATCACCGCCGGCCTCTATGTCAGCCTGCGCGGCATCCTCGCGCTCTACGGCTGA